A region from the Thauera humireducens genome encodes:
- the hpf gene encoding ribosome hibernation-promoting factor, HPF/YfiA family, with amino-acid sequence MNLNITGRHVEVTPAIRDYVSTKLDRVIRHFDNVTSVAVILSVEKLKQKAEVTLHVRGKDLFVESDDADMYAAIDSMADKLDRQVQKYKQKMADHNHEALKHQEPEA; translated from the coding sequence ATGAATCTCAACATCACCGGGCGCCACGTCGAGGTCACCCCGGCCATCCGTGACTACGTGAGCACCAAGCTTGACCGCGTCATCCGCCACTTCGACAACGTCACCAGCGTGGCGGTGATCCTCTCCGTCGAAAAGCTGAAGCAGAAGGCCGAAGTCACGCTGCACGTGCGCGGCAAGGATCTCTTCGTCGAAAGCGACGACGCAGACATGTACGCCGCCATCGACTCGATGGCTGACAAGCTCGATCGTCAGGTGCAGAAATACAAGCAGAAGATGGCCGACCACAACCACGAAGCCCTGAAGCATCAGGAGCCGGAAGCCTGA
- the hprK gene encoding HPr(Ser) kinase/phosphatase — MRQTSVARLFEAQRERLELTHVSGRLDATLAVAEERIWPADLVGHLNLIHPTRLQIIGAAELAWARRQTTDKVAHHLNEILSTRPPAIIIADGCAASNIIHGICEAHDVALFTTPQPAAGVIDQLRLYLSRELAEKISLHGVFMDVLGVGVLITGDSGAGKSELALELISRGHGLVADDVVEFSRVAPTVLEGRCPPMLQDFIEVRGLGILNIRTIFGETACRRKMRLRLVCHLERRQPGAGDPSRLPLQQEVKDILGVKVARVVLPVAAGRNLAVLLEAAVRSTILQLRGVDTMQELIDRQMRLMQAEGHDPKA, encoded by the coding sequence ATGCGGCAGACAAGCGTCGCGAGGCTGTTTGAGGCCCAGCGCGAGCGCCTTGAACTCACCCACGTCAGCGGACGGCTCGACGCCACGCTGGCCGTCGCTGAAGAGCGTATCTGGCCGGCCGACCTCGTCGGCCACCTCAACCTGATCCACCCCACGCGCCTGCAGATCATTGGCGCAGCCGAGCTGGCCTGGGCACGGCGCCAGACGACCGACAAGGTCGCCCATCACCTCAACGAGATCCTGTCGACCCGGCCACCGGCCATCATCATCGCCGACGGCTGTGCTGCCTCGAACATCATCCACGGCATCTGCGAGGCCCACGACGTCGCCCTGTTCACCACGCCGCAGCCCGCGGCCGGCGTGATCGACCAGCTGCGCCTTTACCTGTCACGGGAACTGGCCGAGAAGATCTCCTTGCACGGCGTCTTCATGGACGTGCTCGGTGTGGGCGTGCTGATCACCGGCGATTCGGGCGCAGGCAAGTCGGAACTCGCGCTGGAGCTGATCTCGCGTGGCCACGGCCTGGTGGCGGACGACGTCGTCGAGTTCTCGCGCGTCGCCCCCACCGTGCTCGAAGGACGCTGCCCGCCGATGCTGCAGGACTTCATCGAAGTCCGCGGCCTGGGCATCCTCAACATCCGCACCATCTTTGGCGAGACGGCCTGCCGGCGCAAGATGCGCTTGCGCCTGGTCTGCCACCTGGAGCGCCGTCAGCCGGGCGCGGGCGACCCCTCCCGCCTGCCCCTGCAGCAGGAGGTCAAGGACATCCTCGGCGTGAAGGTGGCGCGGGTCGTGCTGCCCGTCGCCGCGGGACGCAACCTCGCCGTGCTGCTCGAAGCGGCCGTGCGCTCGACGATCCTGCAGTTGCGCGGCGTCGACACGATGCAGGAACTCATCGACCGCCAGATGCGGTTGATGCAGGCCGAAGGCCACGACCCCAA
- the ptsN gene encoding PTS IIA-like nitrogen regulatory protein PtsN — translation MSLIPQLLPLSNVVVDLDASSKKRVFEQAGLLFENNQGIARSLVFDSLFARERLGSTGLGQGIAIPHGRIKGLKEAAGAFLRLAAPVQFDAPDGRPVNLLFVLLVPEQANETHLQLLSELAQMFSDRAFREALLNAPDAEHIHQMFLDWGTDAADKRREAV, via the coding sequence ATGAGCCTGATACCTCAACTCCTGCCACTGTCCAATGTGGTGGTCGATCTCGATGCAAGCAGCAAGAAGCGTGTCTTCGAACAGGCGGGGCTGCTTTTCGAGAACAACCAGGGCATCGCCCGCAGTCTCGTGTTCGACAGCCTGTTCGCTCGAGAACGGCTTGGCTCCACAGGCCTCGGCCAGGGCATCGCCATCCCGCATGGCCGCATCAAGGGCCTGAAGGAAGCGGCCGGCGCCTTCCTGCGCCTGGCTGCCCCGGTGCAGTTCGATGCGCCCGATGGCCGCCCGGTGAATCTCCTGTTCGTGCTGCTGGTGCCCGAGCAAGCCAACGAGACCCACCTGCAGCTCCTGTCCGAGCTCGCGCAGATGTTCAGCGACCGCGCCTTCCGCGAAGCACTACTGAACGCGCCCGACGCCGAACACATCCACCAGATGTTCCTCGACTGGGGTACCGATGCGGCAGACAAGCGTCGCGAGGCTGTTTGA
- a CDS encoding RNA polymerase factor sigma-54, which yields MKPSLQLKLSQHLTLTPQLQQSIKLLQLSTLELNQEIERFLLENPMLEREEIDDFVPQPGLATSTPPAERERERERETSAEAASDGEAGKANDREDNEEGIDWSNVGSGAQAKRDDDDDTDFQEFQAAELSLRDHLDEQVALSPLSDRDRALVRFIIEALDDDGYLHQPLEELLELLPPELDIDLDELSIALRHVQHLDPAGIGARSPQECLSLQLRAMPETPTQMLALEIVDQHLELLAERNFARLKKHTGCDDDQLRAAHALICSLDPHPGSRHSVSETRYVLPDVIVRKIRGRWTVSLNQDAMPRLRVNRLYASLLQQNRGQGGGLTGQLQEARWLIKNVQQRFDTILRVSQAIVDQQRQFFDHGDVAMRPLTLREIADQLELHESTVSRVTTQKYMATPRGVFELKYFFGSHVSTDTGGAASSTAIRALIRQLVDAEDSKKPLSDARIAEVLGQQGIVVARRTIAKYRESLNIPPVSLRKSI from the coding sequence ATGAAACCCAGCCTCCAGCTCAAGCTCTCGCAGCACCTCACGCTGACGCCTCAGCTGCAGCAGTCGATCAAGCTGCTGCAGCTGTCCACGCTCGAGCTGAACCAGGAGATCGAGCGCTTCCTGCTCGAGAACCCGATGCTCGAGCGCGAGGAGATCGACGACTTCGTGCCGCAGCCCGGTCTCGCCACCAGCACCCCGCCTGCCGAACGTGAGCGCGAGCGCGAACGCGAAACCAGCGCCGAGGCCGCCAGCGACGGCGAAGCAGGAAAGGCGAACGATCGCGAGGACAACGAGGAAGGCATCGACTGGTCCAACGTCGGCAGTGGCGCCCAGGCCAAGCGCGACGATGACGACGACACCGACTTCCAGGAGTTCCAGGCGGCCGAGCTGTCGCTTCGCGACCACCTCGACGAACAGGTGGCGCTGTCGCCGCTCTCCGACCGCGACCGCGCGCTGGTGCGCTTCATCATCGAGGCGCTGGACGACGACGGCTACTTGCACCAGCCGCTCGAGGAATTGCTCGAGTTGCTACCACCCGAGCTCGACATCGACCTCGACGAGCTTTCCATCGCGCTGCGCCACGTGCAGCACCTCGACCCTGCCGGCATCGGCGCACGCAGCCCGCAGGAATGCCTGTCGCTCCAGTTGCGTGCGATGCCCGAGACGCCGACGCAGATGCTCGCGCTCGAGATCGTTGACCAGCATCTCGAACTGCTCGCCGAGCGCAACTTCGCGCGCCTCAAGAAACACACCGGTTGCGACGACGACCAGCTGCGCGCTGCCCACGCTCTGATCTGCAGCCTCGACCCGCATCCGGGCTCGCGCCACTCCGTCTCCGAGACGCGCTACGTGCTGCCTGACGTCATCGTGCGCAAGATCCGCGGGCGCTGGACCGTCAGCCTCAACCAGGACGCGATGCCGCGCCTGCGCGTCAACCGGCTCTACGCCAGCCTGCTGCAGCAGAACCGCGGCCAGGGCGGCGGCCTGACCGGCCAGTTACAGGAAGCACGCTGGCTGATCAAGAACGTCCAGCAGCGTTTCGACACCATCCTGCGGGTCTCCCAGGCCATCGTTGACCAGCAGCGGCAGTTCTTCGATCATGGAGACGTGGCGATGCGGCCACTCACTCTCCGGGAGATCGCGGACCAGCTCGAACTGCACGAATCCACCGTTTCGCGCGTCACAACGCAGAAATACATGGCGACGCCGCGCGGTGTGTTCGAACTCAAGTATTTCTTCGGCAGCCACGTCTCCACCGACACTGGCGGAGCGGCCTCTTCCACGGCGATTCGGGCACTGATTCGTCAACTGGTGGACGCCGAGGACAGCAAGAAGCCGCTGTCCGACGCACGGATTGCAGAAGTTTTGGGCCAGCAGGGTATCGTGGTCGCACGACGCACCATCGCGAAGTACCGCGAATCACTGAATATCCCGCCGGTCAGTCTGCGCAAATCGATCTGA
- the lptB gene encoding LPS export ABC transporter ATP-binding protein: MSLLKVAGLQKRYKARTVVHDVGFEVGSGEVVGLLGPNGAGKTTCFYMIVGLVRADGGQIGLDGKDLTHLPIHARARLGLSYLPQEMSVFRKLTVAENIRAVLELQGLESRQIDERLQELLEELGITHLRDNTAISLSGGERRRCEIARALATDPRLILLDEPFAGVDPIAVIDIQKIIRFLKERGIGVLITDHNVRETLGICDRAYIISEGRVLASGQPDEIIANEKVRQVYLGEHFRL, encoded by the coding sequence ATGAGTCTGCTTAAGGTCGCCGGTCTGCAGAAGCGCTACAAGGCGCGCACGGTGGTGCACGACGTCGGCTTCGAGGTCGGCTCGGGCGAGGTCGTCGGCCTGCTCGGCCCCAACGGGGCGGGCAAGACCACCTGCTTCTACATGATCGTCGGCCTGGTGCGTGCCGACGGCGGCCAGATCGGACTGGACGGCAAGGATCTCACCCACCTGCCGATTCACGCCCGCGCCCGCCTCGGCCTGTCCTACCTGCCGCAGGAAATGAGCGTGTTCCGCAAGCTCACGGTGGCCGAGAACATCCGCGCGGTGCTCGAACTGCAGGGGCTGGAGTCACGCCAGATCGACGAACGCCTGCAGGAACTGCTCGAGGAACTGGGCATCACCCACCTGCGCGACAACACCGCGATCTCCCTGTCGGGTGGCGAACGCCGCCGCTGCGAGATCGCCCGCGCGCTCGCCACCGATCCGCGCCTGATCCTGCTCGACGAGCCTTTCGCCGGCGTCGACCCGATCGCCGTGATCGATATCCAGAAGATCATCCGCTTCCTCAAGGAACGCGGCATCGGCGTGCTCATCACCGACCACAACGTGCGCGAGACGCTTGGCATCTGCGATCGCGCCTATATCATCAGCGAGGGTCGCGTGCTCGCCAGCGGCCAGCCTGACGAGATCATCGCCAACGAGAAGGTGCGCCAGGTCTACCTCGGCGAACATTTCCGCCTCTAG
- the recX gene encoding recombination regulator RecX: MAEPSLRERALRHLARRDHSRAELARKLAAHGEADEVEAVIARMGELGLQSDSRFAEAFVRGKAARFGASRLRNELARRGIERELIDEAIAGECTESEIERARSVLHGRFREPPTDPREWARQARFLQTRGFAPDLIRKLLKEPYDESA, from the coding sequence ATGGCCGAGCCCAGCCTGCGCGAGCGCGCCCTTCGCCACCTCGCCCGCCGCGATCATTCGCGCGCCGAGCTGGCGCGCAAGCTCGCCGCGCATGGCGAGGCCGACGAGGTCGAGGCCGTCATCGCACGCATGGGCGAACTCGGGTTGCAGTCCGACAGCCGCTTCGCGGAAGCCTTCGTGCGCGGCAAGGCCGCGCGTTTCGGCGCGAGCCGGCTGCGCAACGAGCTGGCCCGTCGCGGCATCGAGCGCGAGCTGATCGACGAGGCCATCGCCGGCGAATGTACCGAGTCCGAGATCGAGCGTGCCCGCAGCGTGCTGCATGGCCGCTTCCGCGAGCCGCCGACCGACCCCCGCGAGTGGGCCCGGCAGGCGCGCTTCCTGCAAACCCGCGGCTTTGCGCCCGACCTGATCCGCAAGCTGCTGAAAGAGCCCTACGATGAGTCTGCTTAA